In Leucobacter insecticola, one DNA window encodes the following:
- a CDS encoding proteasome assembly chaperone family protein — translation MTDSIFSAEHPERRALVPRGIPLLVAMQGLSDAGGAVSQLEEYFWQQYEPEEILRFNADLLLDYRARRPILTFDEDHLVDYSPEELSLALVHDELGAPFLLLSGYEPDFRWDQFIDTVLLLVHEFEVSTVVWTHAIPMPVPHTRPMTTTVSGSRDDLIEARSVWRPTTKLSASAAHVLEYRLHNLGEEVVGFALLIPHYLANTEYPEALLVSLESIMAATGLILSTDQVREAAQAFQLKVDSQISENEESIEMVRTLEQRYDVYMEDQTVRSPLMSEDGTIPSADQLVVELERYLAEQQQSPSDGESGDTPA, via the coding sequence GTGACCGATTCGATCTTTTCTGCAGAGCACCCCGAACGACGTGCTCTCGTTCCCCGCGGGATCCCGCTGCTCGTAGCCATGCAGGGGCTCAGCGATGCTGGTGGCGCAGTATCCCAGTTGGAGGAATACTTCTGGCAGCAATATGAGCCCGAGGAGATACTTCGGTTCAACGCCGATCTGCTGCTCGATTACCGAGCACGGCGGCCGATCCTGACCTTTGATGAGGATCATTTAGTCGACTACTCCCCGGAAGAGTTGTCGCTCGCGCTGGTCCACGATGAGCTGGGTGCTCCCTTCCTGTTGTTGAGTGGCTACGAACCCGATTTCCGCTGGGATCAGTTCATCGACACGGTGCTGTTGCTGGTGCACGAGTTTGAGGTTTCCACGGTGGTGTGGACCCACGCGATTCCGATGCCCGTTCCTCACACACGCCCCATGACCACCACCGTCAGCGGATCACGCGACGACCTCATCGAGGCTCGCTCGGTATGGCGACCGACGACCAAACTATCCGCCTCCGCCGCGCACGTGCTTGAGTACCGCCTGCACAACCTCGGGGAAGAAGTGGTCGGATTCGCGCTACTCATTCCGCACTACCTCGCAAATACGGAGTATCCGGAAGCTCTTCTCGTTTCGTTGGAAAGCATCATGGCGGCGACCGGGCTGATCCTTTCCACCGATCAGGTGCGTGAGGCCGCGCAAGCCTTTCAGTTGAAGGTAGATTCTCAGATCTCAGAAAATGAAGAATCGATTGAGATGGTTCGCACTCTCGAGCAGCGTTATGACGTATATATGGAAGATCAGACTGTCCGCTCGCCCCTCATGAGCGAGGACGGCACGATCCCCTCGGCAGATCAGCTTGTTGTTGAGCTCGAGCGTTACCTCGCCGAGCAACAGCAAAGTCCCTCAGACGGGGAATCGGGCGACACACCCGCGTAG
- the lpdA gene encoding dihydrolipoyl dehydrogenase, with translation MAEQQFDVVVLGGGSAGYAAAIRATQLGFSAAVIEKDKLGGTCLHRGCVPTKALLHAAEVADVAREGEVYGVLSSVAGIDIAGVNRYRENLVAGKFKGLQGLLKANGITVIAGSGKLVAPNTVQVGEDRIIGKNIVLATGSFSRSLPGLEIEGRVITSEQALELQEIPDRVVILGGGVIGVEFASVWRSFGSEVTIVEGLPHLAPNEEESVSKQLERAFRKRKIDFKLGVRFKSVDQDANGVTVHLEDGTSISADYLLVAVGRGPVTQGLGYEEVGINMDRGFVLTNERLATNVPGVYAVGDIVPGLQLAHRGYQQGIFVAEEIAGLSPVVVADVNIPKITYCDPEIASVGLTEAKAKELHGDDNVESYEYNLAGNAKSSILGTAGTVKAVRVKDGPVVGVHMIGARVGELVGEAQLIVNWEAYPEDVAPFVHGHPTQNETIGETMLKLAGKPLHAI, from the coding sequence TTGGCCGAACAGCAGTTTGACGTCGTAGTTTTGGGCGGAGGCAGCGCTGGGTACGCGGCTGCAATCCGCGCAACTCAGCTGGGCTTTAGCGCCGCAGTCATTGAGAAGGACAAACTTGGAGGGACCTGTCTGCACCGGGGATGTGTGCCTACAAAGGCTCTGCTTCACGCTGCGGAGGTTGCCGATGTGGCTCGTGAAGGCGAAGTCTACGGCGTGCTGTCAAGCGTCGCGGGCATCGACATCGCCGGAGTGAACCGCTACCGAGAGAATCTCGTAGCGGGCAAGTTCAAGGGGCTCCAGGGGCTCTTGAAGGCCAACGGGATCACCGTGATCGCGGGATCCGGCAAGCTTGTCGCACCGAACACGGTGCAGGTGGGCGAAGATCGCATCATCGGAAAAAACATTGTGCTCGCAACGGGATCCTTTTCCCGGTCACTGCCGGGGCTCGAGATTGAGGGCCGCGTCATTACGAGCGAGCAGGCCCTTGAACTTCAGGAGATCCCGGATCGCGTCGTGATTCTTGGCGGTGGCGTGATCGGTGTCGAGTTTGCGAGCGTGTGGCGCTCCTTCGGTTCTGAGGTCACAATTGTGGAGGGTCTCCCCCACCTCGCACCCAACGAAGAAGAGTCTGTCTCCAAGCAGCTCGAGCGTGCGTTCCGTAAGCGGAAGATCGATTTCAAGCTCGGCGTGCGTTTCAAGTCTGTGGACCAGGACGCCAACGGCGTCACCGTGCACCTCGAAGACGGTACGTCGATCTCTGCTGACTACCTGCTCGTCGCCGTGGGTCGCGGCCCGGTCACCCAGGGTCTCGGCTACGAAGAGGTCGGCATCAACATGGATCGCGGGTTCGTCCTCACAAACGAACGTCTTGCGACAAACGTTCCCGGTGTCTACGCCGTCGGCGACATCGTCCCCGGCCTGCAGCTTGCGCACCGCGGCTACCAGCAGGGCATCTTCGTCGCAGAAGAGATCGCGGGACTTTCACCCGTGGTCGTTGCCGACGTGAATATTCCGAAGATTACCTACTGCGATCCCGAGATTGCGTCCGTCGGACTCACCGAGGCGAAAGCCAAAGAACTGCACGGCGATGACAACGTCGAAAGCTACGAGTACAACCTGGCAGGCAACGCGAAGAGTTCGATCCTCGGCACCGCCGGCACGGTCAAGGCCGTACGCGTCAAAGACGGGCCCGTGGTTGGTGTGCACATGATCGGCGCTCGCGTTGGCGAGCTCGTCGGTGAGGCACAGCTCATTGTGAACTGGGAAGCGTATCCCGAGGATGTCGCTCCGTTTGTTCACGGCCACCCGACACAGAACGAGACCATTGGCGAGACCATGCTGAAGCTCGCCGGCAAACCCCTGCACGCGATCTAA
- the sucB gene encoding 2-oxoglutarate dehydrogenase, E2 component, dihydrolipoamide succinyltransferase: protein MSESVVLPALGESVTEGTVTRWLKNVGDTIEVDEPLLEVSTDKVDTEIPSPISGVLEEILVQEDETAEVGAILARIGDGSGSPSAAPAAPAAAEAAAAPAPAPEAAPAPAAAPAAAPQSGSDSQDVTLPSLGESITEGTVTRWLVALGDEVAVDQPLLEVSTDKVDTEVPSPIAGVVQEILAQEDDTIEVGAVLVRIGSGSAPAAPAAPAPQAAPAAAPAPAAAPAPAAAPAPAAAPAPAAAPAPAAAPAAADALSASYVTPIVRKLANEKGIDLATVTGTGVGGRIRKEDVIEAAAAKVVAPAAAVSPVIAALEVSELRGSSQKMSRLRKVIAERAVASLQSTAQLTTVVEVDVTRVAQFRQAKKDEFLAKTGNKLSFLPFFTLAAAEALRTYPIINATVEGDSITYPDTENISIAVDTERGLLTPVLREAGEKNLAQIADEIADLAGRTRDNKLTPDELSGGTFTITNTGSRGALFDTPLVFLPQVAILGTGAVVKKPVVVPTPEGDTIAIRSTVYLALSYDHRIVDGADAARFLTQVKQRLETGDFTANLGY from the coding sequence ATGAGTGAATCGGTGGTCCTCCCCGCACTGGGTGAGAGCGTGACCGAGGGGACGGTGACTCGCTGGTTGAAGAACGTCGGCGACACCATCGAGGTCGACGAGCCTCTTCTCGAGGTCTCGACCGACAAGGTCGACACCGAGATCCCGTCTCCCATCTCGGGGGTTCTCGAAGAGATCCTCGTGCAGGAAGACGAGACTGCCGAGGTCGGTGCGATTCTTGCGCGCATTGGTGACGGTTCGGGATCCCCCTCTGCGGCCCCCGCTGCGCCGGCTGCTGCTGAAGCTGCTGCGGCTCCAGCGCCCGCGCCCGAGGCTGCTCCGGCCCCTGCAGCTGCGCCCGCAGCGGCGCCCCAGTCCGGATCGGATAGCCAGGACGTTACGCTGCCCTCCCTCGGTGAGAGCATCACCGAGGGCACCGTCACCCGCTGGCTCGTCGCCCTTGGTGACGAGGTTGCCGTCGATCAGCCTCTTCTTGAGGTCTCGACGGACAAGGTTGACACCGAGGTGCCCTCTCCCATTGCGGGCGTGGTGCAGGAGATCCTCGCGCAGGAGGACGACACCATAGAGGTTGGCGCAGTCCTCGTGCGCATCGGTAGCGGATCGGCTCCGGCTGCTCCGGCTGCTCCGGCGCCGCAGGCCGCACCTGCTGCTGCCCCCGCACCTGCTGCAGCGCCTGCACCTGCTGCAGCGCCCGCACCTGCCGCAGCGCCCGCACCTGCCGCAGCGCCCGCACCTGCCGCAGCGCCCGCCGCAGCGGACGCGTTGAGCGCAAGCTACGTCACTCCTATCGTTCGCAAGCTCGCGAATGAGAAGGGTATCGATCTCGCGACGGTCACCGGCACCGGTGTCGGTGGGCGCATCCGCAAGGAAGACGTGATCGAAGCAGCTGCCGCCAAGGTGGTGGCCCCAGCGGCCGCCGTCAGCCCGGTAATCGCGGCGCTCGAGGTCTCCGAGCTTCGCGGTTCGAGCCAGAAGATGAGCCGTTTGCGGAAGGTGATTGCCGAACGTGCGGTGGCATCGCTCCAGTCGACCGCGCAGCTCACGACCGTGGTGGAGGTTGATGTCACCCGTGTGGCGCAGTTCCGCCAGGCCAAGAAGGACGAGTTCCTGGCGAAGACCGGGAACAAGCTCTCGTTCCTGCCGTTCTTCACCCTCGCGGCGGCCGAAGCCTTGCGCACCTACCCGATCATTAATGCGACGGTTGAGGGCGATTCGATCACCTACCCCGACACTGAGAACATCAGTATTGCAGTAGACACCGAACGCGGTTTGCTGACCCCCGTATTGCGGGAGGCTGGCGAGAAGAACCTCGCTCAGATCGCCGACGAGATCGCTGATCTCGCCGGACGGACTCGGGATAACAAGCTCACCCCAGATGAGCTCAGCGGAGGCACCTTCACGATCACAAACACGGGATCGCGCGGCGCGCTATTCGATACGCCGCTTGTATTCCTTCCGCAGGTTGCGATCCTCGGTACCGGCGCGGTTGTCAAGAAGCCCGTCGTGGTACCGACACCCGAGGGCGACACGATCGCTATCCGCTCCACCGTGTATCTCGCGCTCTCCTACGATCACCGGATCGTTGATGGCGCTGATGCGGCTCGCTTCCTGACCCAGGTGAAGCAGCGCCTCGAGACGGGCGATTTCACGGCGAACCTCGGTTACTAG
- a CDS encoding DUF4191 domain-containing protein: MAAEKAKRNGRIKQMVEIYKITRQRDRNLTLILLICFLGPLLASLLLAWLLPGSWLNWIVWPLSGILVGILLVMIMLGRRAEKSAYQQIEGRPGAVGSVIQSALRRSWRGSEVPVAINREQDAVYRVIGRGGVVLIAEGSYTRTRRMVADEERKMKRAVKDVEVVHLYVGPDDGGIPLHNLSKTLVKLKSKLTRAEVDAIYNRLVSLQGSPVGIPKGMDPNRIRPQRPR, encoded by the coding sequence ATGGCAGCAGAGAAGGCGAAACGCAACGGTCGCATCAAACAGATGGTCGAGATCTATAAGATCACGCGGCAGCGGGATCGAAATCTCACACTTATACTCCTCATCTGTTTCCTGGGGCCCCTCCTCGCTTCGCTCCTTCTCGCATGGTTACTTCCGGGTAGCTGGCTGAACTGGATCGTGTGGCCGCTCAGCGGCATCCTCGTCGGCATCCTGCTCGTCATGATCATGCTGGGGCGCCGCGCAGAGAAGTCTGCATATCAGCAGATTGAGGGCCGGCCAGGCGCCGTAGGGTCCGTGATTCAGAGCGCGCTGCGTCGTTCATGGCGTGGCTCCGAGGTCCCCGTCGCGATCAACCGTGAGCAGGACGCCGTGTACCGCGTTATCGGGCGCGGCGGCGTCGTGCTGATCGCAGAAGGCTCGTACACCCGCACGCGGCGCATGGTCGCCGATGAAGAGCGCAAAATGAAGCGTGCCGTGAAAGACGTCGAGGTGGTACACCTCTATGTCGGGCCAGACGACGGCGGGATCCCGCTCCACAATCTCTCAAAAACGCTCGTGAAGCTGAAGTCGAAACTCACCCGCGCCGAGGTTGACGCAATCTACAACAGGCTCGTGTCGCTGCAGGGCTCGCCGGTCGGAATACCCAAGGGAATGGATCCGAACCGAATCCGTCCGCAGCGTCCGCGCTAG
- a CDS encoding RDD family protein gives MSSSAPKKFGELEPSKWPGERLGLPDKGSRSVARLGRRVLAILIDWALAMILGNFLASGTAASWMTLLVFMIMQIIFIPTIGGSIGHRILGLRVVPLVGGWVGFWRPIVRTLLLALVIPVLVWDSDQRAFHDKIAGTVLIRA, from the coding sequence ATGTCTAGCTCCGCGCCGAAAAAGTTTGGTGAGCTTGAGCCGAGTAAATGGCCTGGTGAACGGCTCGGCCTCCCCGACAAAGGCTCACGCTCGGTCGCCAGACTCGGCCGTCGGGTTCTTGCGATCCTGATTGACTGGGCCCTGGCGATGATCCTCGGCAATTTCCTTGCCTCCGGGACCGCCGCCTCTTGGATGACCCTGCTGGTGTTCATGATTATGCAGATCATCTTCATTCCAACGATTGGTGGTTCGATCGGGCACAGGATACTCGGCCTGCGCGTCGTGCCATTAGTCGGTGGTTGGGTGGGATTCTGGCGCCCGATCGTGCGCACACTGTTGCTCGCGCTCGTCATTCCTGTGCTCGTCTGGGATTCGGATCAGCGCGCCTTCCACGACAAGATCGCCGGCACGGTGCTCATTCGGGCCTAG
- the glnA gene encoding type I glutamate--ammonia ligase gives MFKTPQEVIDFIKETDVKFVDIRFTDLPGVQQHFNIPAATVDLDFFEVGQMFDGSSIRGFAGIAESDMQLIPDVTTAYLDQFRAERTLVLIFDIYNPRTGEIYSKDPRQVAKKAEQYLASTGIADTAFFAPEAEFYILDSVRYETTPQRTFYEIDSEEAHWNSARKIEGGNLGNTTAEKGGYFPVSPVDKQADLRDDISLRLIEAGLHLERSHHEVGAPGQAEINYRFDTLVHAADDVLKFKYIVKNTAELWGKTATFMPKPVFGDNGSGMHTHMSLWKGGEPLFYDENGYAGLSDLARWYIGGILHHAPALLAFTNPTINSYRRLVKGYEAPVNLAYSAGNRSAAVRIPLTGSNPKAKRIEFRAPDASGNPYLAFAAQLMAGLDGIRNRIEPMEPIDKDLYELPPEEAKNIPQVPGSLEEALAALEADHQFLLEGGVFTEELIETWITLKRDTEIAPMALRPHPYEFEMYYGV, from the coding sequence ATGTTCAAGACCCCGCAGGAAGTCATCGACTTCATCAAGGAGACCGACGTCAAGTTCGTTGACATTAGGTTTACGGATTTGCCCGGGGTGCAGCAGCACTTCAACATCCCGGCAGCCACGGTGGATCTCGACTTCTTCGAGGTCGGCCAGATGTTTGACGGCTCCTCGATTCGCGGCTTTGCGGGCATCGCCGAGTCAGACATGCAGCTGATCCCCGATGTGACGACCGCGTACCTTGACCAGTTCCGTGCCGAGCGCACGCTCGTGCTGATCTTCGACATCTACAACCCGCGCACCGGCGAGATCTACTCCAAGGATCCCCGGCAGGTTGCGAAGAAGGCCGAGCAGTACCTCGCATCAACCGGGATCGCCGACACCGCGTTCTTTGCCCCTGAGGCCGAGTTCTACATCCTCGATTCTGTTCGCTACGAGACGACCCCGCAGCGCACCTTTTACGAGATTGACTCTGAAGAGGCGCACTGGAACTCCGCCCGCAAGATCGAAGGCGGTAACCTCGGCAACACCACCGCGGAAAAGGGCGGCTACTTCCCCGTCTCCCCCGTCGACAAGCAGGCGGATCTTCGCGACGACATCTCCCTCAGACTGATCGAAGCGGGCCTGCACCTTGAGCGCTCCCACCACGAGGTCGGCGCTCCCGGCCAGGCCGAGATCAACTACCGCTTTGACACGCTGGTGCACGCTGCCGACGACGTACTGAAGTTCAAGTACATCGTCAAGAACACCGCCGAGTTGTGGGGCAAGACCGCGACGTTCATGCCGAAGCCGGTCTTCGGTGACAACGGTTCGGGCATGCACACCCACATGTCGCTGTGGAAGGGCGGCGAGCCGCTGTTCTACGACGAGAATGGCTACGCCGGGCTCTCAGATCTTGCTCGCTGGTACATCGGAGGGATCCTGCACCACGCACCCGCGCTGCTGGCGTTTACGAACCCGACGATCAACAGCTACCGTCGCCTCGTGAAGGGCTACGAAGCTCCGGTCAACCTCGCGTATTCCGCCGGCAACCGCTCTGCGGCCGTGCGCATTCCGCTGACCGGATCTAACCCGAAGGCCAAGCGTATCGAGTTCCGTGCGCCCGATGCTTCGGGCAACCCCTACCTCGCCTTTGCTGCGCAGCTGATGGCCGGCCTTGACGGGATCCGTAACCGGATCGAGCCGATGGAGCCGATCGATAAGGATCTCTATGAGCTGCCTCCGGAGGAAGCAAAGAACATTCCTCAGGTGCCCGGGTCGCTTGAAGAAGCTCTGGCAGCCCTTGAGGCTGATCACCAGTTCCTGCTTGAGGGTGGTGTCTTCACCGAGGAGCTCATCGAGACTTGGATCACGCTGAAGCGCGATACCGAGATCGCGCCGATGGCCCTGCGCCCGCACCCCTACGAGTTTGAAATGTACTACGGGGTGTAG